A region of the Neomicrococcus lactis genome:
AATGCGTCGGTCCAGCCGCGAGTCTTGAGCTCGGCCTTCCACTCATCGGAATCGTGCATCTTGGTGAGTGCGTCGATCCACTTCTTGGAGTCTTCTTCAGAGATACCTGGAGGGGCAACAACGCCGCGCCAGTTGGTGAAGACCAAGTCGATGTTGGATTCCTTCAAGGTTGGGGCGTCGATGCCCTCAAGGCGCGAATCGCCAGAAACGGCCAACACGCGGATGGAACCCTTAGCGATCTGGTCAACGAACTCGCCGGCACCGGAAGCTGCGAAAGCAACCTTGTTGCCGAGGATGGCTGGGAGCAAGTCGCCGCCACCGTCGTAGGATACGTAGTTCACCTTGGTTGCGTCGATGCCAACAGCCTTAGCAAGCTGCATTGGCAACAAGTGGTCCGGTCCACCAGCGGAGGAACCGCCACCTACGGAGATCTTGGAAGGATCCTTCTTCCAAGCTTCTACGAGGTCGGTGATGGTCTTGTATGGGGAATCCTTTGGAACCATGATGGCGCCTGGCTCTTCGATGAGCTTAGCGATCGGGGTGGTTTCCGTAAGCTTGGCTGGGGACTTGTTCGTGTAGGAAGCACCTACAACGCCGAGGCCCATGAGC
Encoded here:
- a CDS encoding Bug family tripartite tricarboxylate transporter substrate binding protein, with translation MIAGKKLRLAAVASALVLAVTGCGVTGGGAASGSANNSGSSAAAGPVTDLRIMVPNTPGGGYDTTARVAAKAMEDADIAKSVEVFNLAGAGGTVGLARLVNEKANGDLSMLMGLGVVGASYTNKSPAKLTETTPIAKLIEEPGAIMVPKDSPYKTITDLVEAWKKDPSKISVGGGSSAGGPDHLLPMQLAKAVGIDATKVNYVSYDGGGDLLPAILGNKVAFAASGAGEFVDQIAKGSIRVLAVSGDSRLEGIDAPTLKESNIDLVFTNWRGVVAPPGISEEDSKKWIDALTKMHDSDEWKAELKTRGWTDAFITGDEFKTFLTDQDKRVADVLKELGLG